A single window of Aspergillus flavus chromosome 4, complete sequence DNA harbors:
- a CDS encoding peptidase S24/S26A/S26B/S26C, whose translation MPTNPSSSQKPPGPKYQVLTPEAAKLRSQFGSSPSPPPPPSSTAPPLAQPAPEPPRKPFSLFSHFRSRYATLPVPVRTGLRVLRILAPIVPIGLFFSEHVLGVMWVSGPSMTPYLNEDYEQMHTKRDMVLVNMWPWGGAGWPWERTRRLERGMVVTFRSPANPGHIAIKRVVGLPGDRITTRDPCMKPSQIVPFNHVWLEGDAADPKRSLDSNTYGPVSISLITGRVMAVMYPRFRMLKWTDWEQGLVEGDVERKLGDNYRHEVRDRVSKEAVKLERPVLS comes from the exons ATGCCGACAAACCCAAGCTCATCGCAAAAGCCCCCGGGCCCCAAATACCAAGTCCTCACACCAGAAGCCGCAAAACTGCGATCACAATTCGGATCATCACCGtcaccccctccacctccatccTCCACCGCACCACCCCTCGCTCAGCCCGCCCCGGAACCACCTCGCAAGCcattctccctcttctcccacttcCGAAGTCGCTATGCGACGCTGCCCGTTCCTGTCCGCACAGGACTCCGTGTTCTTCGCATATTGGCGCCTATTGTCCCGATTgggctcttcttctccgaaCATGTCCTGGGGGTCATGTGGGTTAGCGGGCCGTCAATGACGCCCTACCTCAACGAGGACTACGAGCAGATGCATACGAAGCGCGATATGGTACTTGTGAATATGTGGCCGTGGGGCGGGGCCGGGTGGCCTTGGGAGCGGACGAGGAGGTTGGAGAGGGGGATGGTTGTCACGTTTCG GTCGCCGGCTAACCCGGGCCATATTGCTATTAAACGTGTGGTTGGACTTCCGGGGGATCGGATCACAACTCGCGATCCCTGTATGAAGCCCTCGCAGATTGTGCCGTTTAATCATGTTTGGTTGGAGGGTGATGCGGCGGACCCGAAGAGGTCGCTTGATAGTAATACTTATGGGCCTGTAAGTATTAGTCTGATCACGGGTCGGGTGATGGCTGTGATGTATCCGCGGTTTAGGATGCTTAAATGGACGGACTGGGAGCAGGGGCTTGTCGAGGGTGATGTTGAGCGCAAGTTAGGGGATAATTATCGTCACGAGGTAAGGGATCGTGTGTCGAAGGAAGCGGTCAAATTAGAGCGACCTGTTCTATCATAA
- a CDS encoding PH domain protein: MSTHSPLAQHAGDTMETDLHTAFDDHHHGLEPEFYTAEKLRYASANHVHVTSRRFFIGPIPKGWLQNHRKSWYKTRLKFKNYSSKTVTFRAETDVAQYTQDPERIELSPEQTKNDEPEDTTEGEQAEDSSEQEAGGNRALRTLSEPLGETTEAPSPHTSDTPGPSMLVPERHNRTPASTATDAQSYMTAREIAPSTDSVGQTSGDHSSVETIRPLSKPTSRTMSQYEASQSSPTASQSELGSTTPLLRSRSPLKGKGRVTRALSTPDPETQEVESTEDLGDERLRFHKRAIKYNDNLLDRQQRLKSRISRTHNMVSGTLSRRRKVKAGEIIKAERMLVRIEETEHELPEDYGENDSWSMETRVADNWREFLVVFRATSDEDAPFTLQMYKTRVIPEIQRYNTRAKPYHEIPLGRKKAKLNLYSSLDKTIVIWGPSKHGTKIYIIRPKSTAHAVEWYTSLGYALGRRRASSLSIDVPDLGVSLTFKNPFEQLEARLEENERSGILAHSAPQKAAAAEIIIRGCFEVLDKHPEWTDVLHKWSKTERMGLAWKRYDRLEWVHGINEERMYGTLAMQRTHQLQLRPRQHYRTHVHNDDKRDEEPEPVEGFLIRLTSQRGVHQRMNKMFFKRLYCFTQDHYLFFCRPAKSLPPAPPRLRADDSNIPSTQDILNEMPLSYDIDPFPIQDGEITWLSSGNKEHIKRHDEEAFAQLRRNLHNLTNADGYIDICQVHEVRDVHRDSCPADRNIREGPDVEFNPEARDTRRDDGATQKFDDDKTFEMLLDNDLVVRFQAYDERTKNEWMKRLDALVKYWKARCAADAAELKILRQRNLEILDIDEEMESVVGQFAQKWEVRRAEASPLLHNMCALTGCRAINMSGQLFRKPRRHSTFKRCNVILTDGKLLIYRNSLRKRNGVQIPHVHSSLEATIDLSDCYVYSGLLTESDLLYTNQTFDSNRPSHRTLPRAYLSTDAYTSSDEDTAITFVVWQPLRKNLFRARERGVKGETKQTLKQVSKLGVHGRTAVFKARSRVDKDRWVMSIASEIDRLQESKPEDVRVIATNS; encoded by the exons CAGACGGTTCTTCATCGGCCCAATCCCCAAAGGCTGGCTGCAAAACCACCGCAAATCATGGTACAAAACGCGACTTAAATTCAAGAATTACTCCTCCAAAACCGTTACTTTTCGGGCGGAGACCGATGTTGCGCAGTACACGCAGGACCCGGAGCGAATCGAGCTATCTCCAGAACAGACAAAGAACGATGAGCCAGAGGATACTACAGAGGGCGAACAGGCAGAGGACTCTAGTGAGCAGGAGGCTGGTGGTAATAGGGCCCTTAGGACTTTAAGTGAACCACTAGGGGAAACCACTGAAGCGCCCTCCCCCCATACCTCTGACACACCAGGCCCCTCAATGTTGGTCCCAGAGAGGCACAACCGGACTCCAGCTAGTACAGCGACAGATGCGCAATCTTACATGACAGCAAGGGAGATTGCCCCCAGCACAGATAGTGTGGGGCAGACTTCGGGTGACCACAGCAGTGTGGAGACCATAAGACCACTGAGCAAACCAACATCGAGGACCATGAGTCAGTATGAGGCCAGTCAGTCAAGCCCCACGGCATCGCAAAGTGAACTTGGATCTACGACCCCGTTGCTAAGATCTAGGTCACCGCTGAAAGGTAAAGGACGAGTTACTAGAGCACTCTCAACACCGGACCCTGAAACTCAGGAAGTTGAAAGTACCGAAGACCTTGGCGATGAACGGCTTCGTTTCCACAAGCGGGCTATTAAATATAACGATAATCTCTTAGATAGACAACAACGACTCAAATCTCGGATTTCAAGGACACATAATATGGTCTCAGGAACTTTGTCACGTCGACGCAAGGTAAAAGCAGGCGAGATTATCAAGGCTGAAAGGATGCTTGTTCGAATCGAGGAGACGGAGCATGAACTTCCCGAAGACTATGGTGAAAATGACAGTTGGAGCATGGAAACTAGGGTTGCCGATAACTGGAGGGAATTCTTAGTGGTTTTCCGAGCGACGTCCGATGAGGATGCGCCGTTTACTCTGCAAATGTACAAGACGCGTGTTATCCCAGAGATACAGAGATACAACACTAGAGCCAAACCTTACCATGAGATTCCGTTGGGTCGCAAGAAGGCAAAGTTGAACCTGTACTCTTCTCTGGATAAGACTATTGTGATCTGGGGTCCCTCCAAGCATGGCACAAAAATTTACATCATACGGCCTAAATCTACGGCGCACGCTGTTGAATGGTACACCTCTCTAGGTTATGCGTTAGGAAGACGCCGGGCGTCTTCACTCTCAATTGACGTACCAGACCTTGGGGTGTCGCTTACATTCAAAAACCCTTTCGAGCAGTTGGAAGCGCGTCTCgaagagaatgagagaaGTGGAATACTTGCTCATTCTGCCCCGCAgaaggcagcagcagcagagatCATTATACGTGGTTGTTTTGAAGTGTTGGATAAACACCCTGAATGGACCGATGTATTGCATAAGTGGTCTAAAACTGAGAGGATGGGCCTTGCTTGGAAGCGATACGACCGTTTGGAATGGGTCCACGGCATTAATGAGGAAAGAATGTACGGAACCCTAGCGATGCAAAGGACTCACCAGCTCCAGCTACGACCACGACAACACTATCGTACACATGTGCATAATGACGACAAGAGGGAcgaagagccagagccagtgGAAGGCTTCCTGATTCGCCTTACATCACAAAGAGGTGTGCACCAACGTATGAACAAAATGTTCTTCAAGCGCCTATACTGTTTCACCCAAGACCATTACTTGTTCTTCTGTAGACCCGCGAAGTCTCTGCCGCCAGCTCCTCCAAGACTCCGTGCAGATGATTCGAATATCCCATCAACGCAAGACATTCTGAATGAAATGCCACTTTCATACGACATTGATCCGTTTCCAATACAGGACGGAGAGATAACTTGGCTCTCAAGTGGCAATAAGGAGCACATAAAGAGACACGACGAGGAAGCATTTGCGCAGCTTCGCAGGAACCTTCACAATCTGACCAATGCTGATGGCTACATTGATATCTGCCAAGTGCATGAAGTGCGTGATGTGCACCGTGACAGTTGCCCTGCCGACCGAAATATCCGGGAAGGGCCAGATGTTGAGTTCAATCCTGAAGCAAGAGACACTCGGCGAGATGACGGCGCAACCCAGAAGTTCGACGACGATAAAACATTTGAGATGCTTCTTGATAATGACCTTGTTGTCCGGTTTCAGGCGTACGATGAGCGGACTAAGAAtgagtggatgaagaggCTTGATGCCCTTGTGAAATACTGGAAAGCACGGTGTGCGGCTGATGCGGCGGAGCTCAAGATCTTGCGGCAACGCAACCTGGAAATACTGGACATcgacgaagagatggagTCTGTGGTGGGGCAATTCGCCCAAAAGTGGGAGGTCAGGAGGGCAGAAGCATCACCTTTGTTACACAATATGTGTGCTTTGACTGGATGTCGCGCGATCAAT ATGTCTGGCCAACTCTTCCGAAAACCACGGCGGCACTCAACATTCAAGCGATGTAACGTTATTCTTACTGACGGGAAACTGTTGATTTACCGGAACTCGTTGAGGAAGCGCAATGGTGTTCAGATCCCTCATGTTCATTCTAGCCTTGAAGCAACTATAGATTTAAGCGACTGCTACGTTTACTCGGGACTGTTGACAGAATCTGATCTGCTCTACACCAATCAAACGTTCGATAGCAATCGCCCAAGCCATCGCACCCTGCCCCGGGCTTATCTCTCTACAGACGCCTATACGAGCAGTGACGAAGACACGGCCATTACCTTCGTGGTTTGGCAGCCTCTGCGCAAGAACCTCTTTCGAGCACGTGAGCGAGGGGTGAAAGGCGAAACAAAGCAGACGCTGAAGCAAGTTTCCAAGCTGGGTGTTCATGGGCGAACTGCGGTGTTTAAAGCACGGAGTCGGGTAGACAAAGATCGCTGGGTCATGAGCATTGCATCCGAGATTGATCGGCTGCAAGAAAGCAAGCCGGAAGATGTTCGAGTGATTGCAACAAACAGTTAG